One stretch of Chitinophaga pendula DNA includes these proteins:
- a CDS encoding galactose-binding domain-containing protein, which translates to MQKITLLLLLACFSLNARSQQWNLIWSDEFNGPSLDLGKWSYETGTGVNGNWGTGQLDRATDRVENVGIEQGIAGAQGGALRITTRKERFIDRDYTSGRIFTKGKAAWGPNHRIVARVWPKGVRTMGQGFAFWMMPDELPQGQPTLSWPQGGEIDIMEYVGSIPNYNLGSTHYAWAWNNNQWADWNHGHQGGYYSFADKQAPDSPEWIRVDLGSIQRVTKVTLTWENTGRAFEIQTSLNGTDWSTAYSTANGGGGTNEISFGARDARFVRMYGTRRSNDWGYSLFEFQVFAGGTTNIALNRPATASSIQGNDVSADKAFDGQASTRWGSRLRNPDYQCCAASSATDPSVAANGWHEYGIDWFADRMEFFVDNNVYHIHYFEDGAAFALDGQNEAQVDVINGRRVRRSEFSNLYPEWHPFEHKMYAILSAGVGGGGNTYGGPIVDQATFPCDVYIDWVRVYSNGVVYNPPPAVTLTAPTGTLTYQAPANITLSATASDREGGTIRSVSFYHGDQLIGTVNQAPYNFNWTNVPAGVYTLQAKATDNGGAVSSSNKIAVTVNNAASNLALNRPGTASSVVGSFNASNAFDANAQSRWESEYTDPQWIYVDLGNTYNINRVKITWETALGKDYDVQVSTDLNGWQTIKSVRGNTVTVNDLLQLSGRGRYVRIYGTARGTQYGYSIFTMEVYGNGSGAREMSGGQSPKLLETTFKGYPNPVVDDYHVTGVPEGAAVQVLRTDGSLVLRTQVSSGEIRLGGLPSGMYLLQIRGNGKTVQQKIIKQ; encoded by the coding sequence ATGCAAAAAATCACATTGTTGCTTTTATTGGCTTGTTTTTCTCTGAATGCCCGCAGTCAGCAATGGAATCTGATATGGAGTGATGAGTTTAACGGCCCTTCTCTTGATTTGGGAAAATGGTCTTATGAGACGGGTACGGGTGTGAACGGTAACTGGGGTACGGGTCAGCTGGACCGTGCGACTGACCGGGTAGAGAATGTAGGGATAGAGCAGGGTATCGCAGGTGCGCAAGGCGGCGCGCTGCGTATTACTACGCGGAAGGAGCGTTTTATAGACCGTGATTATACGAGCGGTCGCATTTTTACGAAGGGGAAGGCTGCCTGGGGGCCTAATCATCGTATTGTAGCGAGGGTATGGCCGAAGGGGGTGCGTACGATGGGGCAGGGTTTTGCTTTCTGGATGATGCCTGATGAATTACCGCAGGGGCAGCCTACGCTTAGCTGGCCGCAGGGAGGTGAGATCGACATCATGGAATATGTCGGTTCTATTCCTAATTACAATCTCGGCTCTACGCATTATGCCTGGGCGTGGAATAACAACCAGTGGGCAGACTGGAATCACGGACATCAGGGCGGTTATTACAGTTTTGCGGACAAGCAGGCACCTGATAGTCCGGAGTGGATACGGGTGGATCTCGGGTCTATCCAACGGGTGACCAAGGTGACGCTAACTTGGGAGAATACGGGTCGTGCCTTTGAGATACAGACCTCCTTGAATGGTACGGATTGGAGCACTGCTTATAGTACTGCCAATGGCGGTGGTGGTACTAATGAGATCAGTTTTGGCGCCAGGGATGCGCGTTTTGTACGGATGTACGGTACGCGGCGTTCTAATGACTGGGGATATTCTTTGTTTGAGTTCCAGGTATTTGCCGGTGGAACAACGAATATAGCATTGAATCGTCCGGCTACTGCTTCTTCTATCCAGGGTAATGATGTATCGGCTGACAAAGCATTTGACGGGCAGGCCAGTACGCGGTGGGGTAGCCGCCTGCGTAACCCTGACTACCAATGCTGTGCGGCTTCTTCGGCTACTGATCCCAGTGTAGCTGCGAATGGCTGGCATGAATACGGCATTGATTGGTTTGCGGACCGTATGGAGTTTTTCGTGGACAACAACGTGTATCATATCCATTATTTTGAGGATGGCGCTGCTTTTGCGCTGGATGGTCAGAATGAGGCGCAGGTGGATGTGATCAATGGGCGGCGGGTACGTCGTTCGGAGTTTTCCAACCTGTATCCCGAATGGCATCCTTTCGAGCATAAGATGTATGCGATCCTGAGTGCCGGTGTAGGTGGCGGTGGTAATACTTATGGTGGTCCGATCGTAGACCAGGCGACATTCCCATGTGATGTATACATTGACTGGGTGCGTGTTTATTCCAACGGGGTGGTATATAATCCTCCGCCAGCCGTAACGTTAACGGCTCCTACGGGTACGCTTACGTATCAGGCGCCGGCCAATATAACGTTGTCGGCTACTGCATCTGACAGGGAAGGCGGTACTATCCGTTCTGTGAGTTTCTATCATGGTGATCAATTGATCGGTACTGTTAACCAGGCGCCTTATAATTTCAACTGGACGAATGTGCCTGCCGGCGTATATACGCTGCAGGCGAAGGCTACGGATAATGGCGGTGCGGTATCTTCTTCCAACAAGATTGCTGTAACGGTGAACAATGCGGCGTCCAACCTGGCGTTGAACCGTCCTGGTACGGCATCTTCGGTGGTGGGTAGTTTCAATGCCTCCAATGCATTTGATGCCAATGCACAGAGTCGCTGGGAAAGTGAGTATACTGATCCGCAATGGATATATGTAGACCTGGGTAATACGTACAACATCAACCGGGTGAAGATCACGTGGGAGACTGCGTTGGGTAAAGATTATGATGTACAGGTATCTACAGATCTGAATGGCTGGCAGACGATCAAAAGTGTAAGAGGGAATACGGTAACGGTGAACGACCTGTTACAGCTGAGTGGCAGGGGACGTTATGTCAGGATCTATGGTACGGCGAGAGGTACGCAGTATGGTTATTCTATCTTTACCATGGAAGTATATGGTAATGGCAGCGGTGCGAGAGAGATGAGTGGCGGGCAGTCTCCGAAGTTGCTGGAGACGACCTTCAAGGGGTATCCTAATCCTGTAGTGGACGATTATCATGTGACCGGTGTGCCGGAAGGCGCTGCGGTGCAGGTACTTCGTACGGACGGTTCGCTGGTGTTGCGTACACAGGTGAGCAGTGGAGAGATCCGGTTGGGAGGATTACCGTCGGGCATGTACCTGTTGCAGATCCGCGGGAACGGCAAAACCGTACAACAGAAGATCATCAAACAATAA
- the treZ gene encoding malto-oligosyltrehalose trehalohydrolase — protein sequence MNTIYQQVGALLQEDGRCSFRVWAPLANKVTLSLDVADMRSYAMERGEYGYWETIVERIVPGTKYFYVLDDGNPLPDPASRHQPEGVHGPSAVVDPYFSWTDQAWQGLELSEMIIYELHTGTFTGLGTFEGIQSRLDYLWQLGVNTIEIMPVGQFPGTRNWGYDGVFPYAVQDSYGGVSQLKALVNAAHARGMAVILDVVYNHLGPEGNYLAEYGPYFTDKYKTPWGQAINLDDAYSDPVRAYFLQHALLWLDEFHIDGLRVDAVHALWDNSATHFVELLSESVKALEKRTGKKKVLIAELDLNNPRYVRPVTEGGYGMSGQWVDEFHHALHALLTGERKGYYEDFGDISLLEHSLQHVYVYTGQYSLHRQRCFGQAPTGLPYSQFVVFTQNHDQIGNRLKGERLSVLLSYEALKVAAAAMLLSPFVPLLFMGEEYGERAPFQFFSDYGEESLIAGVREGRRKEFAAFNWEGEIPDPQSEEVFNQSKLTWETHDGLLGYYQFLLAFRKSRPAMQDRTSEGTVVYPGSGQPVLAFERKGNGDRLLILLNFDKAPQEYRLPLSTATWIKLIDSTATSWKVIDGVAPERLQSAAAITLPPLSAIVYEKYDDV from the coding sequence ATGAATACGATATATCAACAAGTAGGTGCTTTATTACAGGAGGACGGCCGTTGCAGTTTCCGGGTATGGGCACCTTTGGCCAATAAAGTGACTTTATCGCTGGATGTAGCTGATATGCGCAGCTATGCTATGGAGCGGGGAGAATACGGTTACTGGGAAACGATAGTCGAGCGTATTGTACCTGGTACGAAATATTTTTATGTGCTTGATGATGGGAATCCACTGCCGGATCCCGCTTCGCGGCATCAACCGGAAGGTGTGCATGGGCCGTCGGCGGTAGTGGACCCTTATTTTTCGTGGACGGATCAGGCTTGGCAGGGGTTGGAGTTGTCGGAGATGATCATTTACGAGTTGCATACGGGCACGTTTACGGGCTTAGGAACTTTCGAAGGGATACAGAGCCGGTTGGATTACTTGTGGCAGCTTGGTGTAAATACGATCGAGATCATGCCCGTAGGGCAGTTTCCAGGTACACGTAACTGGGGGTATGACGGCGTGTTTCCTTATGCGGTGCAGGACAGTTATGGAGGAGTATCGCAGTTGAAGGCGCTGGTGAATGCTGCGCACGCCAGGGGGATGGCGGTAATACTGGATGTGGTGTATAATCACCTAGGTCCGGAGGGGAACTATCTTGCGGAATACGGGCCTTATTTTACGGATAAATACAAAACGCCCTGGGGGCAGGCGATCAATTTGGACGATGCTTACAGTGATCCTGTGCGCGCGTACTTTTTGCAGCATGCCTTGTTATGGTTGGATGAGTTTCATATAGACGGTTTGCGGGTAGACGCGGTGCATGCGTTGTGGGATAACAGTGCGACACATTTTGTGGAGTTGTTGTCGGAGTCGGTGAAGGCGTTGGAAAAGCGTACCGGTAAGAAGAAGGTGCTGATCGCGGAGCTGGACCTGAATAATCCGCGGTATGTGCGACCGGTGACGGAGGGCGGTTATGGCATGAGCGGGCAGTGGGTGGATGAGTTTCATCATGCCCTGCACGCGTTACTGACGGGAGAGCGTAAAGGGTACTATGAGGATTTTGGTGACATCAGTTTGCTGGAACATTCGTTGCAGCATGTTTATGTGTATACCGGGCAGTATTCCTTGCACCGGCAGCGTTGTTTCGGGCAGGCGCCGACGGGATTGCCCTATAGTCAATTTGTGGTGTTTACGCAGAACCATGACCAGATAGGGAACCGGCTTAAAGGGGAGCGGCTGAGTGTTTTATTGTCGTATGAAGCGCTGAAGGTGGCTGCCGCTGCGATGTTGTTGTCACCATTTGTTCCCCTATTATTTATGGGAGAGGAATATGGAGAGCGGGCACCGTTCCAGTTCTTTTCTGACTACGGAGAGGAGTCATTGATAGCGGGTGTACGGGAAGGCCGGCGGAAGGAGTTTGCGGCATTCAACTGGGAGGGGGAGATACCGGACCCGCAATCGGAGGAGGTATTTAACCAGTCGAAGCTGACATGGGAGACGCATGACGGTTTGCTGGGTTATTACCAGTTCCTGTTGGCATTCCGTAAGAGCAGGCCTGCTATGCAGGACCGTACTTCGGAGGGAACGGTGGTGTATCCTGGCAGTGGCCAGCCGGTACTGGCATTTGAGCGTAAAGGAAACGGGGATCGTTTACTGATCCTACTCAATTTTGACAAAGCGCCGCAGGAGTACCGGCTACCATTATCTACGGCTACCTGGATCAAACTGATCGACAGTACGGCAACGTCCTGGAAAGTCATTGACGGTGTAGCGCCGGAGCGTTTGCAATCTGCAGCTGCTATTACGTTACCACCTTTATCTGCCATTGTTTATGAAAAGTATGATGATGTATAA
- the treY gene encoding malto-oligosyltrehalose synthase, protein MKSMMMYNPTHTPIATYRLQLNEHFTFRDVHDILDYLHALGVSTIYASPVLGAVKGSTHGYDGTDPHQVSPAIGTLEEWRALSARLKERGMSWLQDIVPNHLAYDADNPRLMDVMERGPLSPYYRYFDINWEHPSKELHGKLQLPFLDKPLAECIAEGRFQLRFTSAGYVLQCGEQAYPLSMPAYELLLQAVPAITTAAPFGELVTALQEAAEQSSSLQAWQAAKQQLIVDFTQQQGSDTLAVAVAETVNISPSLLPALLDKLYYHWEYWRKTESEINYRRFFTVNQLITLRMEEEAVFDEYHTFLAQLYREGLIQGMRIDHIDGLQEPGTYIRRLRRLLGDDLYLIAEKILEGAERLPADWALQGSSGYDFLATVNQLLTDGGGAQKLLRFYRCLSAVPVKYERLVREQKELILSAYMGGEWENLVHDCYTLGLADGSYTRDQLKAAIGLFMVCMPVYRAYPEDWPLSAVDQQVIRSAFDKAAQLAPLLSPVLEMMAAWWHPGIGNKDINVKGMVFLKRLMQFTGPLTAKGVEDTAFYIYHPLISHNEVGDTPGVLGKLDARAFHAHMVERQAQHPFTMNATSTHDTKRGEDARIRLNMLTLLADKWIQQVQTWHSMNAACCTRRGQDTIPGLNEEYLIYQSLIGSFPIDGLADITFIERFCAFLVKALREGKAHTNWSEPNVDYENACTSFVQQLLSPEHPFLDSFVPFLEQVKALAVRYSLAQVLLRITAPGIPDLYQGAELWELSFVDPDNRRPVNYRSRQVWLSALIEKEREGYAALLAYLEAHAQSGVEKLYVTWKALQYRRAHAQLFLEGSYVPLSTTDDAYLAYARRQEDQWCIVVCPLPCTPVQVVEEVSSLVLLPEGAPLKWCNLFTGEEVEVSNGGLSLSCLQTFPVALLTPMI, encoded by the coding sequence ATGAAAAGTATGATGATGTATAATCCGACACATACACCTATAGCGACTTATCGTCTGCAACTGAATGAACATTTTACTTTCCGTGATGTCCACGATATCCTGGATTACCTGCATGCGTTGGGGGTGAGTACTATCTATGCATCGCCGGTATTGGGTGCGGTGAAAGGCAGTACGCACGGTTATGACGGTACGGACCCGCACCAGGTAAGTCCGGCGATCGGTACGCTGGAAGAGTGGCGGGCGCTCAGCGCGCGATTGAAAGAGCGCGGTATGAGCTGGTTGCAGGATATTGTGCCCAATCACCTGGCTTATGATGCTGACAATCCTCGCCTGATGGATGTGATGGAGCGGGGGCCTTTGTCACCTTATTACCGCTATTTTGATATCAACTGGGAGCATCCTTCAAAAGAGTTGCACGGTAAATTACAGTTACCATTTTTGGATAAGCCATTGGCGGAATGTATTGCGGAAGGTAGGTTCCAGTTGCGATTTACGTCCGCCGGCTATGTATTGCAATGTGGTGAGCAGGCTTACCCGTTGTCGATGCCCGCTTACGAACTGTTGTTACAGGCGGTGCCTGCTATTACGACGGCTGCGCCTTTTGGTGAGCTGGTGACTGCTTTGCAGGAAGCGGCGGAGCAGTCGTCTTCACTGCAGGCGTGGCAGGCTGCTAAACAGCAGCTCATAGTGGATTTTACACAGCAGCAAGGCAGTGATACTTTAGCGGTGGCAGTAGCGGAGACGGTCAATATATCGCCATCGTTGTTGCCGGCGTTATTAGATAAGCTGTATTACCATTGGGAGTACTGGCGTAAGACGGAGTCGGAGATCAACTACCGGCGTTTCTTTACGGTGAACCAGCTGATCACGTTGCGGATGGAGGAAGAAGCGGTGTTTGATGAGTATCATACCTTTCTTGCGCAGTTGTACCGGGAGGGATTGATACAAGGGATGCGGATAGATCATATAGACGGGTTGCAGGAGCCGGGTACGTATATACGAAGATTGCGGCGGTTGTTGGGGGATGATTTATACCTGATTGCGGAAAAGATTCTGGAAGGAGCGGAGCGGTTGCCGGCGGACTGGGCACTGCAAGGCAGCAGTGGGTATGATTTCCTGGCGACGGTGAACCAGTTACTGACGGACGGGGGAGGGGCGCAGAAGTTATTGCGGTTCTACCGTTGTTTGTCGGCTGTGCCGGTGAAGTATGAGCGGCTGGTGAGGGAGCAGAAAGAATTGATCCTGTCTGCCTATATGGGTGGAGAGTGGGAGAACCTGGTGCATGACTGTTATACGCTGGGGCTGGCGGACGGCAGCTATACCAGGGATCAGTTGAAAGCGGCGATCGGGCTGTTTATGGTATGTATGCCGGTGTACAGGGCTTATCCGGAGGACTGGCCTTTGTCTGCGGTGGATCAGCAGGTGATACGGTCTGCTTTTGATAAGGCGGCACAGCTAGCGCCTTTGTTGTCGCCGGTATTGGAGATGATGGCGGCCTGGTGGCATCCGGGTATAGGCAATAAGGATATCAATGTGAAGGGGATGGTGTTTTTAAAGCGGCTGATGCAATTTACCGGGCCGTTGACGGCGAAGGGGGTGGAGGATACGGCATTTTATATTTATCACCCTTTGATATCGCATAATGAAGTGGGGGATACGCCTGGTGTGCTGGGTAAGCTGGATGCGCGTGCTTTTCACGCGCATATGGTGGAGCGGCAGGCGCAGCATCCGTTTACGATGAATGCGACCTCTACGCATGATACCAAACGCGGGGAGGATGCCCGTATACGGTTGAATATGCTGACATTGCTCGCTGATAAGTGGATACAGCAGGTGCAGACCTGGCATAGTATGAATGCTGCTTGCTGTACGCGGCGGGGGCAGGATACGATACCCGGATTGAATGAGGAATATTTGATCTATCAGTCGCTGATAGGCAGTTTTCCGATAGACGGGTTGGCGGATATTACTTTTATAGAACGTTTTTGTGCCTTCCTGGTGAAGGCGTTACGGGAAGGTAAAGCACATACTAACTGGAGCGAGCCGAATGTTGATTATGAAAATGCCTGTACATCGTTTGTACAGCAGCTATTATCGCCTGAGCATCCTTTCCTGGATAGTTTTGTCCCTTTCCTGGAGCAGGTGAAGGCGTTGGCGGTGCGTTATTCGCTGGCGCAGGTATTGTTGCGGATCACGGCGCCAGGTATTCCGGATCTGTACCAGGGGGCGGAGTTGTGGGAGCTTAGTTTTGTAGACCCTGATAACCGGCGGCCGGTGAATTACCGTTCTCGGCAGGTGTGGTTATCGGCGTTGATAGAGAAGGAGCGGGAGGGATATGCGGCGTTGCTGGCTTACCTGGAGGCGCATGCACAGAGCGGAGTGGAGAAGTTGTATGTGACCTGGAAGGCATTGCAGTACCGGCGTGCGCATGCGCAGTTGTTCCTGGAAGGTAGTTATGTGCCATTGAGCACGACAGATGATGCCTATCTGGCGTATGCGCGGCGACAGGAGGATCAGTGGTGTATTGTAGTATGTCCATTACCCTGTACGCCGGTGCAAGTTGTGGAAGAGGTGTCTTCTTTGGTATTGTTGCCGGAGGGTGCGCCGTTGAAGTGGTGTAACCTGTTTACCGGTGAGGAAGTAGAAGTTAGTAATGGCGGTTTATCTCTATCCTGTCTGCAGACATTTCCTGTAGCGTTATTAACACCTATGATATAA
- the glgX gene encoding glycogen debranching protein GlgX yields MQITNYPGHPYPLGATWDGAGVNFALYAENASGVTLCLFHSTEDPSEYASIPMADRSHNVWHVYLPDIQPGQLYGYRVNGPYEPQNGLRFNAHKLLIDPYAKAIAGRIDWHDALFGYQLGHPDADLSFSNTDSAPYIPKCVVIDPAFNWEDDKRPTIPYHQTIIYETHIKGFTQQHPDIPENIRGSYAAIAHPVTINYLKELGITAIELMPVHHFINDRHLIDKGLSNYWGYNTIGYFAPDVKYSSSGATGGQVTEFKEMVKALHKAGIEVILDVVYNHTAEGSHLGPTLSYRGIDNPSYYRLTDDKRYYMDYTGTGNTLNARLPNVLRLIMDSLRYWVLDMHVDGFRFDLAATLARELHEVDRLSAFFDIIHQDPVISQVKLIAEPWDVGEGGYQVGKFPPGWAEWNGKYRDAMRDYWKGDEGMLGEFAERFTGSSDLYKEDYRRPTSSINFITAHDGFTLYDLVAYNDKHNEANGENNQDGESHNRSWNCGAEGPTDDPAIIALRQRQQRNLLSTLFLSQGIPMLVAGDEFGRTQHGNNNAYCQDNEISWLNWAQRDQPLLDFTCRLIRLRKEHPAFCRRRWFRGQPVKGTHLEDIGWYLPDGTAMNDEHWAATHARSIAVFLNGRGLRMTSPKGEPVIDDNFYLLFNAHYEAIPFTLLPAEYGETWIPVLDTAEIKRTNAHAGEVIRVEARSMVVLKNEVPRR; encoded by the coding sequence ATGCAAATCACCAACTATCCGGGCCACCCATATCCATTGGGGGCCACCTGGGATGGAGCAGGCGTTAACTTCGCCCTCTATGCCGAAAACGCCAGTGGAGTCACTTTATGTCTATTCCATTCCACCGAAGACCCTTCCGAATACGCCAGCATCCCAATGGCCGATCGCTCCCACAATGTGTGGCATGTTTACCTCCCAGACATACAACCGGGACAACTCTATGGCTATCGCGTCAATGGCCCTTACGAACCGCAAAACGGACTTCGTTTCAATGCACACAAACTGCTGATAGACCCCTATGCGAAAGCGATCGCCGGCAGGATAGACTGGCACGATGCCCTCTTCGGCTACCAACTCGGCCACCCTGACGCAGACCTCAGCTTCAGCAATACCGACAGCGCCCCTTATATACCTAAATGCGTCGTCATCGACCCGGCCTTCAATTGGGAAGACGATAAACGCCCCACCATACCATACCACCAAACCATCATCTACGAAACCCATATAAAAGGCTTTACCCAACAACACCCAGACATACCAGAAAATATCCGTGGATCCTACGCCGCCATCGCCCATCCGGTCACCATCAACTACCTGAAAGAACTGGGTATCACCGCCATCGAGCTAATGCCCGTCCATCATTTCATCAACGATCGCCACCTCATAGATAAAGGCCTCTCCAACTACTGGGGATATAACACCATCGGTTACTTCGCCCCGGATGTCAAATACTCCAGCAGCGGTGCCACCGGTGGCCAGGTTACCGAATTCAAAGAAATGGTCAAAGCATTACACAAAGCCGGAATAGAGGTGATCCTCGATGTCGTATACAACCATACTGCAGAAGGTAGCCATCTCGGCCCTACCCTCTCCTACCGCGGCATAGACAACCCTTCCTACTATCGCCTCACCGACGACAAACGCTATTACATGGACTATACCGGCACCGGCAACACGCTGAATGCCCGCCTGCCCAATGTATTACGGCTCATCATGGACAGCCTCCGCTATTGGGTGCTAGATATGCATGTCGATGGCTTCCGCTTCGACCTCGCCGCCACACTGGCGCGCGAACTACACGAAGTAGATCGCCTAAGCGCCTTCTTCGACATCATTCACCAGGACCCCGTTATCTCACAGGTCAAACTCATCGCCGAACCCTGGGATGTCGGCGAAGGTGGCTACCAGGTAGGTAAATTCCCACCAGGATGGGCAGAATGGAACGGTAAATACCGCGACGCCATGCGCGACTACTGGAAAGGCGACGAAGGCATGCTGGGCGAATTCGCCGAACGCTTCACCGGCAGCTCCGACCTCTACAAAGAAGACTACCGCCGCCCCACCTCCAGCATCAACTTCATCACCGCCCACGACGGATTCACCCTCTACGATCTCGTCGCCTACAACGATAAACATAACGAAGCCAATGGAGAAAATAACCAGGATGGAGAAAGCCATAACCGCTCCTGGAACTGCGGCGCAGAAGGCCCCACCGACGATCCCGCCATCATCGCCCTGCGGCAACGCCAGCAACGCAACCTCCTCTCTACCTTGTTCCTCTCCCAAGGCATTCCCATGTTGGTAGCCGGCGATGAATTCGGCCGCACCCAACACGGCAACAACAACGCCTACTGCCAGGATAATGAAATATCCTGGCTCAACTGGGCACAACGCGATCAACCCCTACTCGACTTCACCTGCCGCCTTATCCGCCTCCGGAAAGAACATCCGGCGTTCTGCCGCCGACGTTGGTTCAGAGGACAACCCGTAAAAGGTACCCACCTCGAAGATATCGGCTGGTACCTGCCCGATGGCACAGCAATGAATGACGAACATTGGGCAGCTACACATGCCCGCTCCATAGCCGTATTCCTTAACGGACGCGGCCTCCGCATGACAAGCCCAAAAGGCGAACCTGTCATCGACGATAACTTCTACCTCCTGTTCAACGCACACTACGAAGCCATCCCCTTCACATTACTGCCGGCTGAATACGGAGAAACATGGATACCAGTACTCGATACCGCAGAAATAAAACGTACAAACGCCCATGCCGGCGAAGTAATACGGGTGGAAGCCCGCTCTATGGTAGTATTGAAAAATGAAGTGCCCCGCAGATAA
- a CDS encoding VOC family protein — translation MKAINPYLNFPGTTEEAFQFYQTVFGGELLGLQRFSDTPFGEQLPAEERNKVMHVALRIGQDNMIMATDALPSLGQTCTPGNNVHLCLSPESEEETADIFNKLSAGGEVTMPLDKQDWNAYFGMVTDRFGISWMVNYDYGTQS, via the coding sequence ATGAAAGCGATCAATCCTTATCTCAATTTTCCGGGTACTACGGAGGAGGCATTTCAATTTTACCAGACTGTATTTGGTGGGGAGTTGCTGGGGCTGCAACGGTTTTCGGATACTCCGTTCGGTGAGCAGCTGCCGGCGGAGGAACGGAATAAGGTGATGCATGTGGCGTTGAGGATCGGGCAGGACAATATGATTATGGCGACGGATGCGTTGCCATCGTTAGGGCAGACCTGTACGCCGGGGAACAATGTACACTTGTGTTTGTCGCCGGAGAGTGAAGAGGAGACGGCTGATATTTTTAACAAGCTGTCTGCGGGTGGGGAAGTAACGATGCCACTGGATAAGCAGGACTGGAATGCGTATTTTGGTATGGTGACGGACAGGTTTGGTATTTCCTGGATGGTGAACTATGATTACGGTACGCAGTCTTAG
- a CDS encoding DinB family protein translates to MENNTLVSTSAVAFITPEELKEHWQGHRRLTRRLIEGYPEEQLFTHSIAGMRSFGHLLHELIGITRGVRGIAGEGWEQVELDKKAVPDTKEGLLQVWDEQTALIEAVWPGIKAERFHETDKAFGAYEDKIYSLVLYFIDNEVHHRGQAYVYYRSLGLEPHPFWDRN, encoded by the coding sequence ATGGAGAACAACACCTTAGTAAGCACATCAGCGGTTGCATTTATTACACCGGAAGAATTGAAGGAACATTGGCAGGGGCACCGTCGTTTGACACGCAGGTTGATCGAGGGGTACCCGGAGGAGCAATTATTTACGCATTCGATCGCCGGGATGCGTTCATTCGGGCATCTGTTGCACGAGTTGATCGGCATTACCCGTGGGGTGCGTGGGATTGCGGGAGAAGGTTGGGAGCAGGTAGAACTTGACAAAAAGGCGGTGCCGGATACGAAGGAAGGGTTGTTGCAGGTTTGGGATGAGCAGACGGCGTTGATAGAGGCGGTGTGGCCCGGGATAAAAGCGGAGCGTTTTCATGAGACGGATAAAGCTTTCGGGGCTTACGAGGACAAGATCTATTCGCTGGTACTTTATTTTATTGACAACGAGGTGCATCACCGTGGGCAGGCGTATGTGTATTATCGTTCGCTGGGTTTGGAGCCACATCCATTCTGGGATCGTAATTAA
- a CDS encoding sterol desaturase family protein, whose protein sequence is MTEQHLSLTITYLFSMVILLSLAEMYFSHKHDRKLYTWKDTWTNIYLSAVNFVVNACVKVASFLLLDYCYRNFRLFVIPNVFLYWAVLVIMQDFLYWLLHYVGHISRFFWAVHVTHHSSEHFNLTTGFRSTVFEPLYRMFFFVPLALMGYNAVDIMIAYFVTQIYGNLVHTQTIGKLHPIIEYIFVTPSHHRVHHARNVRYLDKNMGMLFILWDRMFGTFQEELPEDKVAYGLFKPLEDKGPSNIIFHEFIALRKDMKRTGRFMEKLKYIFYAPGWSHDDTTLTAKKMQRQLKEDEAGIAPANSLPTFS, encoded by the coding sequence ATGACAGAGCAGCATTTGAGTTTGACTATCACTTACTTGTTCAGTATGGTCATTCTTCTCAGTCTGGCTGAGATGTATTTTAGCCACAAACATGATAGGAAGTTATATACCTGGAAAGACACCTGGACGAATATTTACCTGAGCGCTGTTAACTTCGTGGTAAATGCCTGTGTGAAGGTGGCTTCGTTTTTACTCTTGGATTATTGCTACCGTAATTTCCGTTTATTTGTTATACCGAATGTGTTTTTATACTGGGCGGTATTAGTGATCATGCAGGATTTCCTGTATTGGTTATTGCATTATGTGGGTCATATCAGCCGTTTTTTCTGGGCGGTGCATGTTACGCATCATTCTTCTGAGCATTTTAATCTGACGACGGGATTCCGTTCGACGGTGTTTGAGCCGCTTTACCGTATGTTCTTTTTTGTGCCGTTGGCTTTGATGGGATATAATGCGGTGGATATCATGATTGCGTATTTTGTGACGCAGATATATGGCAACCTGGTACATACGCAGACGATTGGCAAGCTGCATCCTATCATAGAATATATTTTTGTGACGCCTTCCCATCACCGGGTGCATCATGCGCGTAATGTGCGTTACCTGGATAAGAACATGGGAATGTTGTTTATTCTCTGGGACCGTATGTTTGGTACTTTCCAGGAGGAGTTGCCGGAGGATAAGGTGGCTTATGGTTTATTTAAGCCATTGGAGGATAAGGGGCCTAGTAATATCATTTTCCATGAGTTCATTGCTTTGCGGAAGGATATGAAGCGGACGGGCCGGTTTATGGAGAAGTTGAAGTATATCTTTTACGCGCCGGGATGGAGTCATGATGATACCACGTTGACTGCCAAGAAGATGCAGCGGCAGTTGAAGGAGGATGAGGCTGGTATTGCGCCAGCGAATAGTTTACCGACTTTTAGTTAG